The Humulus lupulus chromosome 4, drHumLupu1.1, whole genome shotgun sequence genome has a window encoding:
- the LOC133831138 gene encoding uncharacterized protein LOC133831138 isoform X2 produces the protein MRGMDSSIRSMNANVDLIRSDFNRINHHLNLIEMNERNFENKVLDKLYGEDFPKKPYTNEDPALNTKYQETMSDLDYFSRVADVGSYEGDDCDFVTLDVSGDTKGGNGCVEEVYITNRKKGKRRFESTVKNNKVINLDWQEQDKDGGVKFLCGPFISSVSPSPQEEAMVNYIFKKLEKYDDMETIALCGSKHSLSRRQLKTLGPDQCLSSSLINMVAWYLTETERAAYKSYPNKWFLPTRMTSDCLGPAKAFHLRSYREDNLYIGPLFMCREIPIPIVVKDHFVMILIYMRIKTVEIWDSKLESNGTSSARHLVDDVRYFRHDRIMEGLNVTEEMLNPNSVAR, from the exons ATGCGAGGCATGGATTCTTCTATTCGTTCGATGAATGCGAATGTTGACCTGATTAGATCAGATTTTAATCGTATTAACCACCACTTGAATCTCATAGAGATGAATGAACGTAACTTTGAGAATAAAGTGTTAGATAAATTATATGGGGAAGATTTTCCTAAGAAGCCATATACAAATGAGGACCCGGCATTGAATACAAAGTATCAAGAGACAATGTCAGATCTTGATTACTTTAGTCGGGTTGCTGATGTGGGTTCTTATGAAGGAGACGATTGtgattttgttacattggatGTTAGTGGTGACACTAAAGGGGGAAAT GGTTGCGTTGAGGAAGTGTATATTACTAACCGTAAGAAGGGTAAAAGAAGATTTGAGTCAACTGTGAAGAACAATAAG GTTATTAATCTTGATTGGCAAGAGCAAGACAAGGATGGTGGGGTTAAGTTCTTGTGTGGGCCCTTTATATCGAGTGTCTCTCCTTCTCCTCAAGAAGAAGCCATGGTGAACTACATTTTCAAAAAACTTGAAAAATACGATGACAT GGAAACTATAGCTTTATGTGGTAGTAAGCATAGTTTGAGTCGGAGGCAGTTAAAAACATTAGGCCCTGACCAATGCTTGTCTAGTTCG TTAATAAACATGGTTGCCTGGTATCTTACTGAGACGGAAAGGGCTGCTTATAAAAGCTATCCGAATAAGTGGTTTTTGCCGACTCGAATGACG AGTGATTGTCTAGGTCCCGCCAAAGCATTTCATTTACGTAGTTATCGTGAGGATAACCTGTACATTGGACCCCTCTTTATGTGTAGAGAG ATCCCAATACCCATAGTGGTGAAAGATCATTTTGTTATGATTTTGATATATATGCGTATTAAGACCGTTGAAATATGGGACTCAAAATTGGAATCAAATGGTACTTCAAGTGCGCGTCACTTGGTTGATGATGTG
- the LOC133831138 gene encoding uncharacterized protein LOC133831138 isoform X3, producing MRGMDSSIRSMNANVDLIRSDFNRINHHLNLIEMNERNFENKVLDKLYGEDFPKKPYTNEDPALNTKYQETMSDLDYFSRVADVGSYEGDDCDFVTLDVSGDTKGGNGCVEEVYITNRKKGKRRFESTVKNNKVINLDWQEQDKDGGVKFLCGPFISSVSPSPQEEAMVNYIFKKLEKYDDMETIALCGSKHSLSRRQLKTLGPDQCLSSSLINMVAWYLTETERAAYKSYPNKWFLPTRMTSDCLGPAKAFHLRSYREDNLYIGPLFMCREIPIPIVVKDHFVMILIYMRIKTVEIWDSKLESNGTSSARHLVDDVRSFRHDRIMEGLNVTEEMLI from the exons ATGCGAGGCATGGATTCTTCTATTCGTTCGATGAATGCGAATGTTGACCTGATTAGATCAGATTTTAATCGTATTAACCACCACTTGAATCTCATAGAGATGAATGAACGTAACTTTGAGAATAAAGTGTTAGATAAATTATATGGGGAAGATTTTCCTAAGAAGCCATATACAAATGAGGACCCGGCATTGAATACAAAGTATCAAGAGACAATGTCAGATCTTGATTACTTTAGTCGGGTTGCTGATGTGGGTTCTTATGAAGGAGACGATTGtgattttgttacattggatGTTAGTGGTGACACTAAAGGGGGAAAT GGTTGCGTTGAGGAAGTGTATATTACTAACCGTAAGAAGGGTAAAAGAAGATTTGAGTCAACTGTGAAGAACAATAAG GTTATTAATCTTGATTGGCAAGAGCAAGACAAGGATGGTGGGGTTAAGTTCTTGTGTGGGCCCTTTATATCGAGTGTCTCTCCTTCTCCTCAAGAAGAAGCCATGGTGAACTACATTTTCAAAAAACTTGAAAAATACGATGACAT GGAAACTATAGCTTTATGTGGTAGTAAGCATAGTTTGAGTCGGAGGCAGTTAAAAACATTAGGCCCTGACCAATGCTTGTCTAGTTCG TTAATAAACATGGTTGCCTGGTATCTTACTGAGACGGAAAGGGCTGCTTATAAAAGCTATCCGAATAAGTGGTTTTTGCCGACTCGAATGACG AGTGATTGTCTAGGTCCCGCCAAAGCATTTCATTTACGTAGTTATCGTGAGGATAACCTGTACATTGGACCCCTCTTTATGTGTAGAGAG ATCCCAATACCCATAGTGGTGAAAGATCATTTTGTTATGATTTTGATATATATGCGTATTAAGACCGTTGAAATATGGGACTCAAAATTGGAATCAAATGGTACTTCAAGTGCGCGTCACTTGGTTGATGATGTG
- the LOC133831138 gene encoding uncharacterized protein LOC133831138 isoform X4: MRGMDSSIRSMNANVDLIRSDFNRINHHLNLIEMNERNFENKVLDKLYGEDFPKKPYTNEDPALNTKYQETMSDLDYFSRVADVGSYEGDDCDFVTLDVSGDTKGGNGCVEEVYITNRKKGKRRFESTVKNNKVINLDWQEQDKDGGVKFLCGPFISSVSPSPQEEAMVNYIFKKLEKYDDMETIALCGSKHSLSRRQLKTLGPDQCLSSSLINMVAWYLTETERAAYKSYPNKWFLPTRMTSDCLGPAKAFHLRSYREDNLYIGPLFMCREIPIPIVVKDHFVMILIYMRIKTVEIWDSKLESNGTSSARHLVDDVRSFRHDRIMEEN; encoded by the exons ATGCGAGGCATGGATTCTTCTATTCGTTCGATGAATGCGAATGTTGACCTGATTAGATCAGATTTTAATCGTATTAACCACCACTTGAATCTCATAGAGATGAATGAACGTAACTTTGAGAATAAAGTGTTAGATAAATTATATGGGGAAGATTTTCCTAAGAAGCCATATACAAATGAGGACCCGGCATTGAATACAAAGTATCAAGAGACAATGTCAGATCTTGATTACTTTAGTCGGGTTGCTGATGTGGGTTCTTATGAAGGAGACGATTGtgattttgttacattggatGTTAGTGGTGACACTAAAGGGGGAAAT GGTTGCGTTGAGGAAGTGTATATTACTAACCGTAAGAAGGGTAAAAGAAGATTTGAGTCAACTGTGAAGAACAATAAG GTTATTAATCTTGATTGGCAAGAGCAAGACAAGGATGGTGGGGTTAAGTTCTTGTGTGGGCCCTTTATATCGAGTGTCTCTCCTTCTCCTCAAGAAGAAGCCATGGTGAACTACATTTTCAAAAAACTTGAAAAATACGATGACAT GGAAACTATAGCTTTATGTGGTAGTAAGCATAGTTTGAGTCGGAGGCAGTTAAAAACATTAGGCCCTGACCAATGCTTGTCTAGTTCG TTAATAAACATGGTTGCCTGGTATCTTACTGAGACGGAAAGGGCTGCTTATAAAAGCTATCCGAATAAGTGGTTTTTGCCGACTCGAATGACG AGTGATTGTCTAGGTCCCGCCAAAGCATTTCATTTACGTAGTTATCGTGAGGATAACCTGTACATTGGACCCCTCTTTATGTGTAGAGAG ATCCCAATACCCATAGTGGTGAAAGATCATTTTGTTATGATTTTGATATATATGCGTATTAAGACCGTTGAAATATGGGACTCAAAATTGGAATCAAATGGTACTTCAAGTGCGCGTCACTTGGTTGATGATGTG
- the LOC133831138 gene encoding uncharacterized protein LOC133831138 isoform X1, whose product MRGMDSSIRSMNANVDLIRSDFNRINHHLNLIEMNERNFENKVLDKLYGEDFPKKPYTNEDPALNTKYQETMSDLDYFSRVADVGSYEGDDCDFVTLDVSGDTKGGNGCVEEVYITNRKKGKRRFESTVKNNKVINLDWQEQDKDGGVKFLCGPFISSVSPSPQEEAMVNYIFKKLEKYDDMETIALCGSKHSLSRRQLKTLGPDQCLSSSLINMVAWYLTETERAAYKSYPNKWFLPTRMTSDCLGPAKAFHLRSYREDNLYIGPLFMCREIPIPIVVKDHFVMILIYMRIKTVEIWDSKLESNGTSSARHLVDDVLRNLDIACEENIKVEKKGKFSFTDFEVVVMEHTPQQQKFV is encoded by the exons ATGCGAGGCATGGATTCTTCTATTCGTTCGATGAATGCGAATGTTGACCTGATTAGATCAGATTTTAATCGTATTAACCACCACTTGAATCTCATAGAGATGAATGAACGTAACTTTGAGAATAAAGTGTTAGATAAATTATATGGGGAAGATTTTCCTAAGAAGCCATATACAAATGAGGACCCGGCATTGAATACAAAGTATCAAGAGACAATGTCAGATCTTGATTACTTTAGTCGGGTTGCTGATGTGGGTTCTTATGAAGGAGACGATTGtgattttgttacattggatGTTAGTGGTGACACTAAAGGGGGAAAT GGTTGCGTTGAGGAAGTGTATATTACTAACCGTAAGAAGGGTAAAAGAAGATTTGAGTCAACTGTGAAGAACAATAAG GTTATTAATCTTGATTGGCAAGAGCAAGACAAGGATGGTGGGGTTAAGTTCTTGTGTGGGCCCTTTATATCGAGTGTCTCTCCTTCTCCTCAAGAAGAAGCCATGGTGAACTACATTTTCAAAAAACTTGAAAAATACGATGACAT GGAAACTATAGCTTTATGTGGTAGTAAGCATAGTTTGAGTCGGAGGCAGTTAAAAACATTAGGCCCTGACCAATGCTTGTCTAGTTCG TTAATAAACATGGTTGCCTGGTATCTTACTGAGACGGAAAGGGCTGCTTATAAAAGCTATCCGAATAAGTGGTTTTTGCCGACTCGAATGACG AGTGATTGTCTAGGTCCCGCCAAAGCATTTCATTTACGTAGTTATCGTGAGGATAACCTGTACATTGGACCCCTCTTTATGTGTAGAGAG ATCCCAATACCCATAGTGGTGAAAGATCATTTTGTTATGATTTTGATATATATGCGTATTAAGACCGTTGAAATATGGGACTCAAAATTGGAATCAAATGGTACTTCAAGTGCGCGTCACTTGGTTGATGATGTG TTGCGAAATCTAGATATTGCCTGCGAAGAAAATATCAAGGTGGAGAAGAAGGGGAAGTTTAGTTTCACAGATTTTGAAGTTGTGGTAATGGAGCATACCCCACAACAACAAAAATTTGTTTGA
- the LOC133831138 gene encoding uncharacterized protein LOC133831138 isoform X6, translating to MRGMDSSIRSMNANVDLIRSDFNRINHHLNLIEMNERNFENKVLDKLYGEDFPKKPYTNEDPALNTKYQETMSDLDYFSRVADVGSYEGDDCDFVTLDVSGDTKGGNGCVEEVYITNRKKGKRRFESTVKNNKVINLDWQEQDKDGGVKFLCGPFISSVSPSPQEEAMVNYIFKKLEKYDDMETIALCGSKHSLSRRQLKTLGPDQCLSSSLINMVAWYLTETERAAYKSYPNKWFLPTRMTSDCLGPAKAFHLRSYREDNLYIGPLFMCREIPIPIVVKDHFVMILIYMRIKTVEIWDSKLESNGTSSARHLVDDVKIKDGI from the exons ATGCGAGGCATGGATTCTTCTATTCGTTCGATGAATGCGAATGTTGACCTGATTAGATCAGATTTTAATCGTATTAACCACCACTTGAATCTCATAGAGATGAATGAACGTAACTTTGAGAATAAAGTGTTAGATAAATTATATGGGGAAGATTTTCCTAAGAAGCCATATACAAATGAGGACCCGGCATTGAATACAAAGTATCAAGAGACAATGTCAGATCTTGATTACTTTAGTCGGGTTGCTGATGTGGGTTCTTATGAAGGAGACGATTGtgattttgttacattggatGTTAGTGGTGACACTAAAGGGGGAAAT GGTTGCGTTGAGGAAGTGTATATTACTAACCGTAAGAAGGGTAAAAGAAGATTTGAGTCAACTGTGAAGAACAATAAG GTTATTAATCTTGATTGGCAAGAGCAAGACAAGGATGGTGGGGTTAAGTTCTTGTGTGGGCCCTTTATATCGAGTGTCTCTCCTTCTCCTCAAGAAGAAGCCATGGTGAACTACATTTTCAAAAAACTTGAAAAATACGATGACAT GGAAACTATAGCTTTATGTGGTAGTAAGCATAGTTTGAGTCGGAGGCAGTTAAAAACATTAGGCCCTGACCAATGCTTGTCTAGTTCG TTAATAAACATGGTTGCCTGGTATCTTACTGAGACGGAAAGGGCTGCTTATAAAAGCTATCCGAATAAGTGGTTTTTGCCGACTCGAATGACG AGTGATTGTCTAGGTCCCGCCAAAGCATTTCATTTACGTAGTTATCGTGAGGATAACCTGTACATTGGACCCCTCTTTATGTGTAGAGAG ATCCCAATACCCATAGTGGTGAAAGATCATTTTGTTATGATTTTGATATATATGCGTATTAAGACCGTTGAAATATGGGACTCAAAATTGGAATCAAATGGTACTTCAAGTGCGCGTCACTTGGTTGATGATGTG
- the LOC133831138 gene encoding uncharacterized protein LOC133831138 isoform X7: MRGMDSSIRSMNANVDLIRSDFNRINHHLNLIEMNERNFENKVLDKLYGEDFPKKPYTNEDPALNTKYQETMSDLDYFSRVADVGSYEGDDCDFVTLDVSGDTKGGNGCVEEVYITNRKKGKRRFESTVKNNKVINLDWQEQDKDGGVKFLCGPFISSVSPSPQEEAMVNYIFKKLEKYDDMETIALCGSKHSLSRRQLKTLGPDQCLSSSLINMVAWYLTETERAAYKSYPNKWFLPTRMTSDCLGPAKAFHLRSYREDNLYIGPLFMCREIPIPIVVKDHFVMILIYMRIKTVEIWDSKLESNGTSSARHLVDDVAR, from the exons ATGCGAGGCATGGATTCTTCTATTCGTTCGATGAATGCGAATGTTGACCTGATTAGATCAGATTTTAATCGTATTAACCACCACTTGAATCTCATAGAGATGAATGAACGTAACTTTGAGAATAAAGTGTTAGATAAATTATATGGGGAAGATTTTCCTAAGAAGCCATATACAAATGAGGACCCGGCATTGAATACAAAGTATCAAGAGACAATGTCAGATCTTGATTACTTTAGTCGGGTTGCTGATGTGGGTTCTTATGAAGGAGACGATTGtgattttgttacattggatGTTAGTGGTGACACTAAAGGGGGAAAT GGTTGCGTTGAGGAAGTGTATATTACTAACCGTAAGAAGGGTAAAAGAAGATTTGAGTCAACTGTGAAGAACAATAAG GTTATTAATCTTGATTGGCAAGAGCAAGACAAGGATGGTGGGGTTAAGTTCTTGTGTGGGCCCTTTATATCGAGTGTCTCTCCTTCTCCTCAAGAAGAAGCCATGGTGAACTACATTTTCAAAAAACTTGAAAAATACGATGACAT GGAAACTATAGCTTTATGTGGTAGTAAGCATAGTTTGAGTCGGAGGCAGTTAAAAACATTAGGCCCTGACCAATGCTTGTCTAGTTCG TTAATAAACATGGTTGCCTGGTATCTTACTGAGACGGAAAGGGCTGCTTATAAAAGCTATCCGAATAAGTGGTTTTTGCCGACTCGAATGACG AGTGATTGTCTAGGTCCCGCCAAAGCATTTCATTTACGTAGTTATCGTGAGGATAACCTGTACATTGGACCCCTCTTTATGTGTAGAGAG ATCCCAATACCCATAGTGGTGAAAGATCATTTTGTTATGATTTTGATATATATGCGTATTAAGACCGTTGAAATATGGGACTCAAAATTGGAATCAAATGGTACTTCAAGTGCGCGTCACTTGGTTGATGATGTG GCAAGATga
- the LOC133831138 gene encoding uncharacterized protein LOC133831138 isoform X5, protein MRGMDSSIRSMNANVDLIRSDFNRINHHLNLIEMNERNFENKVLDKLYGEDFPKKPYTNEDPALNTKYQETMSDLDYFSRVADVGSYEGDDCDFVTLDVSGDTKGGNGCVEEVYITNRKKGKRRFESTVKNNKVINLDWQEQDKDGGVKFLCGPFISSVSPSPQEEAMVNYIFKKLEKYDDMETIALCGSKHSLSRRQLKTLGPDQCLSSSSDCLGPAKAFHLRSYREDNLYIGPLFMCREIPIPIVVKDHFVMILIYMRIKTVEIWDSKLESNGTSSARHLVDDVLRNLDIACEENIKVEKKGKFSFTDFEVVVMEHTPQQQKFV, encoded by the exons ATGCGAGGCATGGATTCTTCTATTCGTTCGATGAATGCGAATGTTGACCTGATTAGATCAGATTTTAATCGTATTAACCACCACTTGAATCTCATAGAGATGAATGAACGTAACTTTGAGAATAAAGTGTTAGATAAATTATATGGGGAAGATTTTCCTAAGAAGCCATATACAAATGAGGACCCGGCATTGAATACAAAGTATCAAGAGACAATGTCAGATCTTGATTACTTTAGTCGGGTTGCTGATGTGGGTTCTTATGAAGGAGACGATTGtgattttgttacattggatGTTAGTGGTGACACTAAAGGGGGAAAT GGTTGCGTTGAGGAAGTGTATATTACTAACCGTAAGAAGGGTAAAAGAAGATTTGAGTCAACTGTGAAGAACAATAAG GTTATTAATCTTGATTGGCAAGAGCAAGACAAGGATGGTGGGGTTAAGTTCTTGTGTGGGCCCTTTATATCGAGTGTCTCTCCTTCTCCTCAAGAAGAAGCCATGGTGAACTACATTTTCAAAAAACTTGAAAAATACGATGACAT GGAAACTATAGCTTTATGTGGTAGTAAGCATAGTTTGAGTCGGAGGCAGTTAAAAACATTAGGCCCTGACCAATGCTTGTCTAGTTCG AGTGATTGTCTAGGTCCCGCCAAAGCATTTCATTTACGTAGTTATCGTGAGGATAACCTGTACATTGGACCCCTCTTTATGTGTAGAGAG ATCCCAATACCCATAGTGGTGAAAGATCATTTTGTTATGATTTTGATATATATGCGTATTAAGACCGTTGAAATATGGGACTCAAAATTGGAATCAAATGGTACTTCAAGTGCGCGTCACTTGGTTGATGATGTG TTGCGAAATCTAGATATTGCCTGCGAAGAAAATATCAAGGTGGAGAAGAAGGGGAAGTTTAGTTTCACAGATTTTGAAGTTGTGGTAATGGAGCATACCCCACAACAACAAAAATTTGTTTGA